The Actinomyces sp. oral taxon 414 genome has a segment encoding these proteins:
- a CDS encoding vitamin K epoxide reductase family protein gives MAPVPTEAEIDAMSEEELEAYLAQAEDDPLEDGADGTRDAHAPGAGREDDSERPGWLRATGSSRAYAWLLVVAGVIGIGASWELMASELTLLRDPQADLVCDVNPLVSCGASLDVWQGNLLGVPNSFIGAMAFAVLLAVGALLASGGRLPRWMWWGLVAGSAGGLAFVAWFLAVSVTVLGKLCPYCMLIWAVTIPVAAATAGEAALRGHLGLPRPAARGLSAARWWIAGVMYALVLAVVLIAFWDGWVALLR, from the coding sequence ATGGCCCCAGTGCCCACCGAGGCCGAGATCGACGCCATGAGCGAGGAGGAGCTCGAGGCCTACCTCGCCCAGGCGGAGGACGACCCGCTCGAGGACGGGGCCGACGGCACCCGGGACGCGCACGCGCCCGGCGCCGGGAGGGAGGACGACTCCGAGCGGCCCGGGTGGCTGCGCGCCACCGGCTCCTCGCGCGCCTACGCCTGGCTGCTCGTCGTCGCCGGCGTCATCGGCATCGGCGCCTCCTGGGAGCTCATGGCCAGCGAACTGACGCTTCTGAGGGACCCGCAGGCCGACCTCGTCTGCGACGTCAACCCCCTCGTGTCCTGCGGCGCCTCGCTCGACGTGTGGCAGGGCAACCTTCTGGGCGTGCCCAACTCCTTCATCGGGGCCATGGCCTTCGCCGTCCTGCTGGCCGTGGGGGCGCTGCTCGCCTCCGGCGGGCGCCTGCCGCGCTGGATGTGGTGGGGGCTCGTGGCGGGAAGCGCCGGCGGTCTCGCCTTCGTCGCCTGGTTCCTCGCCGTGTCCGTGACCGTCCTGGGCAAGCTGTGCCCCTACTGCATGCTCATCTGGGCGGTGACCATCCCGGTGGCCGCCGCCACCGCGGGCGAGGCGGCCCTGCGCGGTCACCTCGGCCTGCCGCGGCCCGCGGCCAGAGGCCTGTCGGCGGCCCGCTGGTGGATCGCTGGGGTCATGTACGCGCTGGTCCTGGCGGTGGTCCTCATCGCCTTCTGGGACGGATGGGTCGCCCTCCTGCGATGA
- a CDS encoding metal-dependent transcriptional regulator: protein MSRDERGGAGATGGARATTTGEAHDVDSTVTQDYLKAVWAACEWGGAGASITGLARRMGVAASTASENVARLVEAGLLEHEPYRAVTLSEEGDRRARRMMRRHRLLETYLVEVLGFEWDEVHAEAEVLEHACSDRLLAALDAALGHPVRDPHGDPIPAADGRIIQPALRSIDAVGVGRTVVVGRIRDESALLRDLRRAGIGLDTPVRVVARGSAPASGASRSRRTTTVRAVRPAGPAGLAGAAGSAGPAGPAGAGGSLAGAAGPVGPAGAADTAEVVVPAGTLWVLA from the coding sequence ATGAGCCGCGACGAACGGGGCGGGGCGGGCGCGACGGGCGGGGCCCGCGCGACGACGACGGGCGAGGCGCACGACGTGGACTCGACCGTCACCCAGGACTACCTCAAGGCCGTGTGGGCCGCCTGCGAGTGGGGCGGCGCGGGCGCCTCCATCACCGGGCTGGCCCGGCGCATGGGGGTGGCGGCCTCGACGGCGTCGGAGAACGTGGCCCGCCTGGTCGAGGCCGGGCTGCTGGAGCACGAGCCCTACCGGGCCGTGACCCTGAGCGAGGAGGGCGACCGGCGCGCCCGGCGCATGATGCGCCGCCACCGGCTCCTGGAGACCTACCTGGTCGAGGTCCTCGGCTTCGAGTGGGACGAGGTGCACGCCGAGGCCGAGGTCCTGGAGCACGCCTGCTCGGACCGTCTGCTCGCCGCCCTGGATGCCGCCCTGGGCCACCCCGTGCGCGACCCGCACGGGGACCCCATCCCGGCCGCCGACGGGCGGATCATCCAGCCGGCCCTGCGCAGCATTGACGCCGTGGGGGTGGGGCGCACGGTCGTCGTGGGCCGGATCCGCGACGAGTCGGCCCTCCTGCGCGACCTCAGGCGCGCCGGCATCGGCCTGGACACGCCCGTGAGGGTCGTGGCGCGGGGGAGTGCGCCAGCCTCCGGTGCCTCGCGATCCCGGCGCACGACGACGGTGCGGGCGGTGCGTCCGGCGGGGCCGGCGGGGCTGGCTGGCGCGGCAGGGTCAGCTGGCCCAGCGGGACCGGCGGGCGCGGGGGGCTCGCTGGCGGGCGCAGCGGGGCCGGTGGGACCGGCGGGCGCGGCGGATACGGCCGAAGTCGTCGTGCCGGCGGGCACGCTGTGGGTGCTGGCCTGA
- a CDS encoding HIT family protein, giving the protein MTDTPAEPSPVGPAPAEPASAEPSVFTKIIEGQIPGRFVWADDICVAFATIEPHTPGHVLVVPRRQFESFTDADEATVAHLAVVARRIAATQVRVFDAARPGLVVVGFDVPHLHIHVLPLYKTTDIDPAHARAASGEGLDAAMEALRVGLREDGWGEFVPAALGSPAL; this is encoded by the coding sequence ATGACCGACACCCCCGCCGAGCCGTCCCCCGTGGGACCGGCTCCCGCCGAACCGGCCTCCGCCGAGCCGTCCGTCTTCACCAAGATCATCGAGGGCCAGATCCCGGGCCGCTTCGTGTGGGCCGACGACATCTGCGTCGCCTTCGCCACCATCGAGCCCCACACCCCGGGCCACGTCCTGGTGGTGCCGCGCCGGCAGTTCGAGTCCTTCACCGACGCCGACGAGGCCACCGTCGCCCACCTGGCCGTGGTGGCCCGCAGGATCGCGGCCACCCAGGTGCGGGTCTTCGACGCCGCCCGCCCGGGGCTCGTCGTCGTCGGCTTCGACGTGCCCCACCTGCACATCCACGTCCTGCCCCTGTACAAGACCACCGACATCGACCCGGCCCACGCCCGCGCGGCCTCCGGCGAGGGGCTCGACGCCGCCATGGAGGCCCTGCGCGTGGGGCTGCGCGAGGACGGCTGGGGCGAGTTCGTGCCCGCCGCCCTGGGGTCCCCGGCGCTGTGA
- a CDS encoding leucine--tRNA ligase, with product MSDNEQAQAASATPHRYTAELAGTIETAWQDRWEELGTFHADNPVGALAGPGAEKEKFFLLDMFPYPSGKGLHVGHPLGYIATDVVARFTRMTGKNVLYTMGYDAFGLPAEQYAVTTGQHPRISTEANIANMRRQLRRLGLSHDPRRSLATIDADYVRWTQWIFLKIFNSWFDPDAPRRDGRGTGAARPIAELAAKLERGEVPTPDGRPWAELDEGERADAIDSRRLAYVSNAPVNWCPGLGTVLANEEVTAEGRSERGNFPVFKRNLRQWMMRITAYADRLAEDLDTVDWPEKVKIMQRNWIGRSEGAEVDFAVEGAAEAGSDVTDLTVYTTRPDTLFGATFMVVAPEHPLLGGLLGAAEADDAAALTVPAAWPQGTRTAWMGGCAAPAEAVAAYRARAAAATEAERTDEDRPKTGVFTGLYGINPVNGKRVPIFVADYVLMGYGTGAIMAVPAHDERDWAFARAYDLDVVQTIGPAGDPRAVDLDQGAYTGDGVAVDSANDEISLDGMSQDEATAAMTAWLESKGSGRGAVTYRLRDWLFSRQRYWGEPFPIVWDEDGRVHALPESALPVELPEVTDYSPRAYDPNDASSNPEPPLGGAREWVEVTLDLGDGPRRYRRETNTMPNWAGSCWYELRYIDPGDDDAMVDPVNEAYWMGPRPEAGNASGGTDLYVGGVEHAVLHLLYSRFWHKILFDLGVVSSSEPYHRLFNQGYIQAWAYRDARDQCVPADEVERGPDGADDEPTFTWHGETVEREYGKMGKSLKNIVTPDDMYSAYGADTFRVYEMSMGPLDQDRPWETRAVAGAQRFLQRLWRNVVDEATGEVTVVDEPADEATRRLVARTIVGVRGDYEGMRLNTAIAKLIVLNNHLTGLERVPREAIEALTLMTSPVAPHITEEIWMRLGHGQSLAREPFPEVADASLLEAETVTCVVQVKGKVRDRLQVAPDISEADLEKLALAAPGVVRALGGRGVRRVIVKAPGLVSIVPQ from the coding sequence ATGAGCGACAACGAGCAGGCGCAGGCCGCCTCTGCCACGCCCCACCGCTACACCGCGGAGCTGGCCGGGACCATCGAGACCGCCTGGCAGGACCGCTGGGAGGAGCTCGGCACCTTCCACGCCGACAACCCCGTCGGGGCGCTGGCGGGCCCGGGCGCCGAGAAGGAGAAGTTCTTCCTGCTCGACATGTTCCCCTACCCCTCGGGCAAGGGCCTGCACGTGGGCCACCCGCTGGGCTACATCGCCACCGACGTCGTCGCCCGCTTCACCCGCATGACCGGCAAGAACGTCCTGTACACCATGGGCTACGACGCCTTCGGCCTGCCCGCCGAGCAGTACGCCGTGACCACGGGCCAGCACCCGCGCATCTCCACCGAGGCCAATATCGCCAATATGCGCCGCCAGCTGCGCCGCCTGGGCCTGTCCCACGACCCGCGCCGCTCCCTGGCCACCATCGACGCCGACTACGTGCGCTGGACCCAGTGGATCTTCCTGAAGATCTTCAACTCCTGGTTCGACCCCGACGCCCCGCGCCGCGACGGGCGCGGGACGGGCGCGGCCCGGCCGATCGCCGAACTGGCGGCCAAGCTGGAGCGCGGCGAGGTCCCCACCCCCGACGGTCGCCCCTGGGCGGAGCTGGACGAGGGCGAGCGGGCCGACGCGATCGACTCCCGCCGTCTGGCCTATGTCTCCAACGCGCCCGTCAACTGGTGCCCGGGGCTGGGCACGGTCCTGGCCAATGAGGAGGTCACGGCCGAGGGCCGCTCCGAGAGGGGCAACTTCCCGGTCTTCAAGCGCAACCTGCGCCAGTGGATGATGCGCATCACCGCCTACGCCGACCGCCTGGCCGAGGACCTGGACACGGTCGACTGGCCGGAGAAGGTCAAGATCATGCAGCGCAACTGGATCGGCCGCTCCGAGGGCGCGGAGGTCGACTTCGCCGTCGAGGGCGCCGCCGAGGCGGGCTCGGACGTCACGGACCTGACCGTCTACACCACCCGCCCCGACACGCTGTTCGGCGCGACCTTCATGGTGGTGGCCCCCGAGCACCCGCTGCTGGGCGGCCTGCTGGGCGCCGCCGAGGCCGACGACGCCGCCGCCCTGACGGTCCCGGCCGCCTGGCCCCAGGGCACCCGCACGGCCTGGATGGGCGGGTGCGCCGCCCCGGCCGAGGCGGTGGCCGCCTACCGCGCCCGCGCCGCGGCCGCCACGGAGGCCGAGCGCACCGATGAGGACCGCCCCAAGACCGGCGTCTTCACGGGCCTGTACGGGATCAACCCCGTCAACGGCAAGCGCGTGCCGATCTTCGTGGCCGACTACGTCCTCATGGGCTACGGCACCGGCGCCATTATGGCCGTGCCCGCCCACGACGAGCGCGACTGGGCCTTCGCGCGCGCCTACGACCTCGACGTCGTCCAGACCATCGGCCCGGCCGGCGACCCGCGCGCCGTGGACCTGGACCAGGGCGCCTACACGGGCGACGGCGTGGCGGTGGACTCCGCCAACGACGAGATCAGCCTGGACGGCATGAGCCAGGACGAGGCCACGGCCGCCATGACCGCCTGGCTGGAGTCCAAGGGCTCCGGGCGCGGCGCCGTCACCTACCGCCTGCGCGACTGGCTGTTCTCCCGCCAGCGCTACTGGGGCGAGCCCTTCCCGATCGTGTGGGACGAGGACGGGCGCGTCCACGCCCTGCCCGAGTCGGCCCTGCCAGTCGAGCTGCCCGAGGTCACCGACTACTCCCCGCGCGCCTACGACCCCAACGACGCCTCCTCCAACCCCGAGCCGCCGCTGGGCGGGGCGCGGGAGTGGGTCGAGGTCACCCTCGACCTGGGCGACGGGCCGAGGCGGTACCGCCGCGAGACCAACACGATGCCCAACTGGGCGGGCTCGTGCTGGTACGAGCTGCGCTACATCGACCCCGGCGACGACGACGCCATGGTCGACCCGGTCAACGAGGCCTACTGGATGGGGCCGCGGCCCGAGGCCGGCAACGCCTCCGGGGGCACCGACCTGTACGTGGGCGGCGTCGAGCACGCCGTCCTGCACCTGCTCTACTCGCGCTTCTGGCACAAGATTCTGTTCGACCTGGGCGTGGTGTCCTCCTCCGAGCCCTACCACCGCCTGTTCAACCAGGGCTACATCCAGGCCTGGGCCTACAGGGACGCCCGCGACCAGTGCGTGCCCGCCGACGAGGTCGAGCGGGGCCCGGACGGGGCCGACGACGAGCCGACCTTCACCTGGCACGGCGAGACGGTCGAGCGCGAGTACGGCAAGATGGGCAAGTCCCTGAAGAACATCGTCACGCCCGACGACATGTACTCCGCCTACGGCGCCGACACCTTCCGGGTCTACGAGATGAGCATGGGCCCGCTCGACCAGGACCGGCCCTGGGAGACCCGCGCGGTGGCCGGGGCCCAGCGCTTCCTCCAGCGGCTGTGGCGCAACGTCGTCGACGAGGCCACCGGCGAGGTCACCGTGGTCGACGAGCCCGCCGACGAGGCCACCCGCCGACTGGTGGCCCGCACCATTGTGGGCGTGCGCGGCGACTACGAGGGGATGCGGCTGAACACCGCCATCGCCAAGCTCATTGTCCTCAACAATCACCTCACGGGCCTGGAGCGGGTTCCGCGCGAGGCCATTGAGGCGCTCACGCTCATGACCTCCCCCGTGGCCCCGCACATCACCGAGGAGATCTGGATGCGGCTGGGCCACGGGCAGTCCCTGGCCCGCGAGCCCTTCCCGGAGGTGGCCGACGCCTCGCTGCTGGAAGCCGAGACGGTCACCTGCGTGGTCCAGGTCAAGGGCAAGGTCCGCGACCGCCTCCAGGTCGCCCCCGACATCTCCGAGGCCGACTTGGAGAAGCTGGCCCTGGCGGCCCCCGGGGTGGTGCGCGCCCTGGGCGGGCGCGGCGTGCGCCGGGTCATCGTCAAGGCGCCCGGGCTGGTCTCCATCGTCCCGCAGTGA
- a CDS encoding PH domain-containing protein → MPAELDAIAAWTLVAECPIPNDIGPILVPGEQPYIAYKTFRDSAVFTDRRLIVRDSQGITGKKVELYSLPYSRIDMWSSENAGHLDFNAEMELWTRAGHIKIKLGRGIDVRRLDNLISQMVLGAR, encoded by the coding sequence GTGCCCGCAGAACTCGACGCCATCGCCGCCTGGACACTCGTCGCCGAGTGCCCCATCCCCAACGACATCGGCCCGATCCTCGTCCCGGGCGAACAGCCCTACATTGCCTACAAGACCTTCCGGGACTCCGCCGTCTTCACCGACCGGCGCCTCATCGTCAGGGACTCCCAGGGGATCACCGGCAAGAAGGTCGAGCTGTACTCCCTGCCGTACTCCCGCATCGACATGTGGTCTTCGGAGAACGCCGGGCACCTCGACTTCAACGCCGAGATGGAACTGTGGACCCGCGCCGGTCACATCAAGATCAAGCTCGGCCGCGGCATCGACGTCCGCCGTCTCGACAACCTCATCTCCCAGATGGTCCTCGGCGCCCGGTGA
- a CDS encoding IS630 family transposase, translating into MEAVVVEEHEWSALQVHKTKSPYKLMRRKSEAILMLSEGVGVDVVARLVERATRTVMEWARDWRRDRLSSICTGHVGNNNASKISQEQEKEILEALSRPPSEQGIAAEFWNIHDLAGWMHERFGIEYASESSYRSLFHMAGLSFHLPEEVDQRRADETQVEARMAKIHAKIAKIKGKKQDGQDEGQRGSEKNECENEKTDDAEKGDAEKGDEDVIVVSADEVRIEHEAITRRAWCKKGARTRIRVDRKRQSQSYIGFLHEADGSVDLMRLDWQNTSNIVKALTDLTLKYPGKTIVVVWDNAGWHKSKKLREHLGKGNILERIHLINLPPYSPNKNPIERVWGEGKKSISNRQRAHFEDTRNAFETFIRSNKFPYRLTK; encoded by the coding sequence ATGGAAGCGGTAGTGGTCGAGGAGCATGAGTGGTCGGCTCTTCAAGTGCACAAGACGAAATCCCCGTATAAGCTGATGAGGCGCAAGTCGGAGGCGATTCTCATGCTGTCGGAGGGAGTCGGCGTCGATGTCGTGGCGCGGCTGGTGGAGCGCGCCACCAGGACGGTCATGGAGTGGGCGAGGGATTGGAGGAGGGATCGGTTGTCGTCCATTTGCACAGGGCATGTCGGCAACAACAACGCCTCCAAGATCTCCCAGGAGCAGGAGAAGGAGATCCTGGAGGCGCTGTCGCGCCCCCCGTCGGAGCAGGGCATTGCGGCGGAGTTCTGGAATATTCACGATCTGGCGGGCTGGATGCACGAACGCTTCGGCATCGAGTACGCCTCCGAGTCCTCCTACCGTTCTTTGTTCCACATGGCGGGGTTGTCCTTCCACCTGCCCGAGGAGGTGGATCAGCGCCGCGCCGACGAGACCCAGGTCGAGGCCCGCATGGCGAAGATCCACGCCAAGATCGCCAAGATCAAGGGGAAGAAGCAGGACGGGCAGGACGAGGGACAGCGGGGGAGTGAGAAGAATGAGTGCGAGAACGAGAAGACGGACGATGCGGAGAAGGGAGATGCGGAGAAGGGGGATGAGGATGTCATCGTGGTGTCCGCGGACGAGGTGAGGATCGAGCACGAGGCCATTACTCGCAGGGCCTGGTGCAAGAAGGGCGCCAGGACCAGGATCAGGGTCGATCGGAAACGGCAGTCCCAGAGCTATATCGGATTCCTCCACGAGGCGGACGGGAGCGTGGACCTCATGCGACTGGACTGGCAGAACACCTCCAACATCGTGAAGGCCCTGACCGATCTGACCCTGAAGTACCCCGGCAAGACGATCGTCGTGGTGTGGGACAATGCCGGATGGCACAAGTCGAAGAAACTGAGGGAGCACCTGGGGAAGGGCAACATCCTGGAGAGGATCCATCTCATCAACCTGCCGCCCTACAGCCCCAACAAGAACCCCATCGAACGCGTCTGGGGAGAAGGCAAGAAATCCATCAGCAACCGACAGCGCGCCCACTTCGAGGACACCCGCAACGCATTCGAGACCTTCATCAGGAGCAACAAATTCCCATACCGCCTCACAAAATGA